Within the Borrelia parkeri genome, the region GGAAAGACCGGAGATTCTCAGCTTGCATATAAGATTGGTGAAATTCTTGGGAAACAGCTTAGACGACTTGGTATTAATGTAAATATGGCACCTGTAGCAGATGCTAAATTTTCTCCAAAGAGCCCTTTAGGTAGCAGAACTTTTGGGTATTCATCTTATAATATTGGTCTTATGGTAGAGGCATTTATTGATGGGATACAAAGGGAAGGTGTGTTTGCTGTGGTTAAACACTTTCCTGGACTTGGAGGCACAAAAGTAGATACCCATAAAGATTTAGCCTTATTACCTTATAGTAAAAATTTTTTAATGGTAAATAATTTTATACCATTTCTTTTTGGAAAGGAAGCAAAATTTATTATGCTTGGGCATGTACTTGTTCCTAAGATTTCCGGAGATGTAAGTAGTATGTCAAAAGATATTGTAGATATTATAAGACATAATCTGAATATCTTTAGTATTATCATGACAGATGCATATGATATGGGTGCAATTGTAAATAATTTTAGTTTGGGGCATGCGATTAAGAAATCACTAAATTCAGGTATTGATGTTGTGCTTATTCCAGAAGGGTTTAAGAAACTTAATGTAGAAGAAT harbors:
- a CDS encoding glycoside hydrolase family 3 N-terminal domain-containing protein; the protein is MIWYLGKVSGMFRFVLFGLLLSSLVLLGSIPDIDYDYFENDKFDLVDIDEFLGRVNVNNILRGRCFFIGIRNVANPSAVQALSKEDLDKLREINPVGIILFRENFKDAQQTKELIEEIKRHLGSDILIAVDEEGGLVSRASENKKLGVYNFPAMESVGKTGDSQLAYKIGEILGKQLRRLGINVNMAPVADAKFSPKSPLGSRTFGYSSYNIGLMVEAFIDGIQREGVFAVVKHFPGLGGTKVDTHKDLALLPYSKNFLMVNNFIPFLFGKEAKFIMLGHVLVPKISGDVSSMSKDIVDIIRHNLNIFSIIMTDAYDMGAIVNNFSLGHAIKKSLNSGIDVVLIPEGFKKLNVEE